One part of the Leptospira brenneri genome encodes these proteins:
- a CDS encoding Rieske 2Fe-2S domain-containing protein: MQETWYLVCSSKDLPIGKILPFSTETQELILFRNQTNEVIALEGICSHLGAHLKNASWSTSGIVCPLHHLCFDSEGISNSSTIGQYKQKKFSTKETFGSIFVYIGLTPNSSFPTLDLIPTNKQMYQTFPQKTVSTNWKGILVNAFDPIHLEFVHKRKLIKKPEIIWNKKTKVIELRYTSQVIGKKLSDLLMKWISKNKIQVTIRCYQGLLFTVESDLGKIKSQLLLSLNPFSKETQISGVFVQKKSLPLLNTIRMFFARYLFQRFLFADIKPLEGMILNQNNLKNDPILKVIGSYIKTIDKSC, from the coding sequence ATGCAAGAAACTTGGTATTTGGTCTGTTCTTCCAAAGATTTACCTATCGGGAAAATACTCCCGTTTTCAACTGAAACACAAGAACTCATTCTTTTTCGAAACCAAACGAACGAAGTCATTGCTCTTGAAGGGATTTGTTCTCATCTTGGAGCTCATCTCAAAAATGCTAGTTGGTCAACCTCAGGAATTGTTTGTCCTCTCCATCATCTTTGTTTTGATTCAGAAGGGATATCAAATTCATCAACAATAGGGCAATACAAACAAAAGAAGTTTTCCACCAAAGAAACTTTTGGATCTATATTTGTATATATCGGATTAACGCCGAATTCTAGTTTTCCAACACTGGACCTCATACCAACTAATAAACAAATGTACCAAACATTCCCACAAAAGACAGTATCGACAAATTGGAAAGGAATTCTAGTAAACGCGTTCGATCCCATCCATTTAGAATTTGTTCATAAACGAAAGCTCATTAAAAAACCAGAAATCATTTGGAATAAAAAAACAAAAGTAATAGAACTTCGTTATACTTCTCAAGTGATTGGAAAGAAGTTATCAGATCTCCTCATGAAATGGATTTCCAAAAATAAAATCCAAGTAACCATTCGATGTTACCAAGGTTTGCTTTTTACTGTAGAATCTGACTTAGGAAAGATTAAGAGCCAATTGTTATTATCTCTCAATCCATTTTCCAAAGAAACTCAAATCTCAGGTGTATTCGTTCAGAAAAAAAGTTTACCTTTGCTAAATACGATCCGAATGTTTTTTGCCCGTTATTTATTTCAAAGATTTCTATTTGCTGATATAAAGCCATTAGAAGGAATGATTTTAAATCAAAATAATTTAAAAAATGATCCAATTTTAAAAGTGATTGGCAGTTATATAAAAACGATCGACAAATCATGTTGA